The Sorangiineae bacterium MSr11954 DNA segment CAAGCCCCGCGCACCCATGTGGGGAACGAACACGACGCGGGCCTTCATGCTCGCGCAAGCCATTCACTCCGTCGACTTGGCCATCTCCTTCGGCGGCGAGCTCGATAAAGTCGACGTTTCGGTTCGCGAGAAGGGTAAGAGCTCGATCATCCAGATCGATCTGTCCTTCGAGAGCGGCGCCACGGGCTCGCTCCTCACGGGCAGCGCGTTCCCGGTTTTCGCGTACGAAATGCTGGCGGTAGGGAGCGGCGGTCATATGATGCGCCTCGAGAATTTCTGGGATCTCACGCTCTTGAGCGAGGGCCGCCAGGGGCCGCTCATCGGCGACGGCAAACGCTGGCGCGAGGCTTGGCATCCGAGCCCGCTCGAATCGGGCTACGCGCGCAGCGGCTACTTTGGCGAGCTGCAGGCGTTCACGGACGCCATTCAGCAGAAAAAGCGCTTCGTGGCGGACTACGAGGCCATGCTACCCACGTACAAAGTCATCGACGCGGTGGTGGATGCGGCTAGCTCCACGCACACGACG contains these protein-coding regions:
- a CDS encoding Gfo/Idh/MocA family oxidoreductase, whose product is MTILRVGFIGAGEQGINNLLPAMLQVSGARVAAICDQDASRGEIAAARAGGVPYYEDPKKMIESGKLDAVVMAAPPNVHRDIGHFAIEHGLHTFVEKPPCMTTRELLDLIAASRKHGVTTGVGLNYRFASAVQRFHEVSKNPLFGELVHLGIMHAANKPRAPMWGTNTTRAFMLAQAIHSVDLAISFGGELDKVDVSVREKGKSSIIQIDLSFESGATGSLLTGSAFPVFAYEMLAVGSGGHMMRLENFWDLTLLSEGRQGPLIGDGKRWREAWHPSPLESGYARSGYFGELQAFTDAIQQKKRFVADYEAMLPTYKVIDAVVDAASSTHTTSRAAASPEVAHV